From the genome of Prochlorococcus marinus XMU1419, one region includes:
- the clpP gene encoding ATP-dependent Clp endopeptidase proteolytic subunit ClpP, which produces MNSEKKHLIQSSISSYESNNKTIAAIPTVIEQSGRGERAFDIYSRLLRERIIFLGTGINDQVSDSLVAQLLFLEAEDPEKDIQIYINSPGGSVTAGMAIYDTMQQISPDVVTICFGVAASMGAFLLSGGAKGKRLALPNSRIMIHQPLGGAQGQAVEIEIQAKEILFLKKTLNSLLAEHTGQPLEKINEDTERDYFLSPSEAVEYGLIDKVIKK; this is translated from the coding sequence GTGAACTCAGAAAAAAAACATTTAATCCAAAGCTCAATAAGTTCTTACGAAAGTAATAATAAAACTATTGCTGCTATTCCTACGGTTATAGAACAATCAGGTAGAGGAGAAAGAGCTTTTGATATATATTCAAGACTATTGAGGGAGAGAATTATTTTTTTAGGTACTGGTATTAATGATCAAGTTTCTGACTCACTTGTCGCACAATTACTATTTCTTGAAGCTGAAGATCCCGAAAAAGATATCCAAATTTATATCAATTCTCCTGGAGGCTCAGTAACTGCAGGAATGGCCATATACGATACTATGCAACAAATATCCCCTGATGTAGTGACAATATGCTTTGGAGTGGCCGCAAGTATGGGGGCATTTCTACTTTCTGGAGGAGCAAAGGGGAAAAGATTGGCTTTACCTAATTCTAGAATTATGATTCATCAGCCTCTTGGAGGTGCGCAAGGTCAAGCAGTAGAGATTGAAATACAAGCTAAAGAAATACTTTTTCTCAAGAAAACATTAAATTCGCTTTTAGCCGAACATACTGGTCAACCTTTAGAAAAAATTAATGAAGATACAGAAAGAGATTACTTTTTATCTCCCTCAGAAGCAGTCGAATATGGATTAATTGATAAAGTTATCAAAAAGTGA
- the dapA gene encoding 4-hydroxy-tetrahydrodipicolinate synthase has translation MITDKTECNNPLFGRILTAMVTPFTENGDVDYELAIKLSNYLFENGSDGIVLCGTTGESPTLSWAEQHDLFIAVKGSLDASCKVIVGTGSNCTSEAVEATKKAYDSGADGALVVVPYYNKPPQEGLYKHFSSIAKSANDLPLMLYNIPGRTGCNLLPDTVKKLMDFSNILSIKAASGRIEEVTELRAICGSELSVYSGDDSLLLPMLSVGAVGVVSVASHLVGLQLKEMIHSFQSGKVSNALAIHEKLQPLFKALFMTTNPIPIKAALELSGWDVGNPRSPLSPLTNDMKKQLSFILKSL, from the coding sequence ATGATTACAGACAAAACTGAGTGTAATAATCCACTATTTGGAAGAATATTGACTGCAATGGTTACTCCATTTACTGAGAATGGAGATGTAGATTATGAACTAGCCATAAAACTTTCAAATTATCTTTTTGAGAATGGTTCCGATGGAATTGTGTTATGCGGTACTACTGGAGAATCTCCCACTCTTTCATGGGCGGAACAGCATGATTTATTTATTGCGGTAAAAGGATCTTTGGATGCAAGCTGTAAAGTAATAGTTGGCACTGGTAGCAATTGTACAAGCGAAGCTGTGGAAGCCACAAAAAAAGCTTACGACTCTGGTGCTGACGGTGCTTTGGTAGTTGTTCCTTATTACAATAAGCCGCCTCAAGAAGGTCTTTATAAACATTTCAGTTCTATTGCTAAATCTGCAAATGATTTACCTCTTATGCTCTACAACATTCCTGGCAGGACAGGATGCAATTTATTACCTGATACTGTGAAGAAACTTATGGATTTCTCAAATATTCTCAGTATTAAAGCTGCAAGCGGTAGAATAGAAGAAGTAACAGAACTGAGGGCTATTTGTGGCTCTGAGCTCTCTGTATATAGTGGCGACGATTCATTGTTACTTCCAATGTTATCTGTAGGTGCTGTAGGAGTTGTAAGTGTTGCAAGTCATTTAGTTGGATTGCAATTGAAAGAGATGATTCATTCTTTTCAAAGTGGAAAGGTTTCTAATGCTCTTGCTATTCATGAAAAACTTCAGCCTCTTTTCAAAGCACTCTTTATGACTACTAATCCAATCCCAATTAAGGCTGCTTTGGAGCTATCGGGATGGGATGTAGGTAATCCTAGAAGTCCATTGTCACCATTAACCAATGACATGAAAAAGCAACTATCTTTTATCCTGAAATCCCTATAA
- a CDS encoding ribonuclease J — MQSSTNSTLNRSTHDSSRSKSNTPALRVIPLGGLHEIGKNTCVFEYGDELMLVDAGLAFPSDGMHGVNVVMPDTTFLKENQRRIKGMIVTHGHEDHIGGISHHLKHFNIPIIYGPRLAMSMLRGKMEEAGVSDRTTIQTVNPRDVVKVGQHFSVEFIRNTHSICDSFSLAVTTPVGTIIFTGDFKFDHMPVDGEQFDIERMVHYGEKGVLCMFSDSTNAEVPGFCPSEKTIYPSLEKHIAEAKERVILTTFASSVHRVTMILELAMKHGRKVGLLGRSMINVIAKARDIGYMKCPDDLFVPIKQIRDLPDRETLLLMTGSQGEPLAALSRISRGEHQHVRLKTTDTVIFSASPIPGNTISVVNTIDRLMKLGAKVVYGKGENIHVSGHGFQEDQKLMLALAKPKFFVPVHGEHRMLVCHGKSAQTMGVPKDNILIIENGDVVELTPNSIQKGDPVKAGVELLDNSRNGIVDARVLKERQQLAGDGVVTVLAPISTDGKMVAPPRVNLRGVVTTAEPRKMSMWTEREISWVLENRWKQLSRQTGPNNFEVDWIGVQREIENGLSRRMRRELQVEPLILCLVQPAPSGTRAYIPKITEEQNFSNRNRNNNNFHKKSHNNHPNSSNNLQNTQKSPKVSQNLSAETAKEDSFEGRTRRRRSAVTS, encoded by the coding sequence ATGCAATCAAGTACAAATTCAACTTTAAATAGATCTACTCATGATTCATCTAGATCTAAAAGTAATACGCCAGCTCTACGAGTAATACCTCTTGGAGGACTACATGAAATAGGAAAAAACACTTGCGTTTTTGAATATGGTGATGAATTAATGCTTGTTGATGCTGGCCTAGCTTTCCCGTCTGATGGTATGCATGGCGTAAATGTTGTTATGCCTGACACAACTTTTTTAAAAGAAAATCAAAGAAGAATAAAAGGCATGATTGTCACTCACGGGCATGAAGATCACATTGGAGGTATTTCTCATCATCTAAAGCATTTTAATATTCCGATTATTTATGGCCCAAGACTGGCAATGTCAATGCTTAGAGGAAAAATGGAGGAAGCAGGTGTATCTGATAGAACAACCATACAGACAGTAAATCCAAGAGATGTTGTAAAAGTAGGACAACATTTTTCCGTTGAATTTATTCGAAATACCCATTCTATTTGCGACAGCTTTTCTTTAGCAGTTACAACACCTGTTGGCACAATTATTTTCACGGGAGATTTTAAGTTTGATCATATGCCAGTAGATGGAGAGCAATTTGATATTGAAAGAATGGTGCATTATGGAGAGAAGGGTGTTTTATGCATGTTCAGTGATTCGACTAATGCCGAAGTTCCAGGTTTTTGTCCTTCTGAGAAGACTATCTATCCTTCTTTAGAAAAACATATTGCAGAGGCAAAAGAACGAGTTATCCTGACCACTTTTGCTAGTTCTGTTCATAGAGTGACAATGATCTTAGAATTGGCCATGAAACATGGAAGAAAGGTTGGTTTGTTAGGTAGGTCGATGATAAATGTTATTGCTAAGGCAAGAGATATTGGTTATATGAAATGCCCAGATGATTTGTTCGTTCCTATCAAGCAAATTAGAGATTTGCCAGATAGGGAGACCTTATTATTAATGACGGGAAGTCAAGGAGAACCCCTCGCAGCGTTAAGCAGAATCTCTCGTGGTGAACATCAGCATGTTCGTCTTAAGACTACAGATACTGTAATATTTTCAGCCAGCCCAATTCCTGGTAATACTATTTCTGTTGTTAATACAATAGATAGATTAATGAAGCTCGGAGCAAAGGTTGTTTATGGAAAGGGTGAGAATATTCATGTTTCTGGTCATGGTTTTCAAGAAGATCAAAAGTTAATGTTGGCACTCGCAAAACCTAAGTTTTTTGTTCCTGTTCATGGAGAACATAGAATGCTTGTTTGTCATGGCAAGAGTGCACAAACTATGGGGGTTCCAAAGGACAATATCTTAATTATTGAAAATGGAGATGTAGTTGAGTTAACACCTAATTCTATTCAAAAGGGTGATCCTGTAAAAGCTGGTGTTGAACTGCTTGATAACTCACGAAATGGGATAGTAGATGCTCGAGTATTAAAAGAAAGACAGCAATTAGCTGGGGATGGTGTAGTAACTGTATTAGCTCCTATTAGTACTGATGGGAAGATGGTCGCGCCTCCCAGAGTGAATTTAAGAGGAGTTGTTACTACTGCAGAGCCAAGAAAAATGTCTATGTGGACTGAACGAGAAATAAGCTGGGTCTTAGAAAATAGATGGAAACAATTATCCAGACAAACTGGGCCGAATAATTTTGAGGTAGATTGGATTGGTGTACAAAGAGAAATTGAAAATGGTTTATCGAGAAGAATGAGAAGAGAATTACAAGTTGAACCACTTATTTTGTGTTTGGTTCAACCTGCTCCAAGTGGAACTCGTGCTTATATTCCAAAGATCACCGAAGAGCAAAATTTTTCCAATAGAAATAGAAATAATAATAATTTCCATAAGAAATCACATAATAATCACCCGAATAGTTCAAATAACCTACAAAATACTCAAAAAAGTCCAAAAGTTTCACAGAATCTATCAGCTGAGACTGCTAAAGAAGATTCATTTGAAGGGAGAACAAGAAGAAGAAGATCTGCTGTTACATCTTAA
- a CDS encoding aspartate-semialdehyde dehydrogenase, which produces MRQSPYLPNRPLKVAVLGSSGAVGSELLKILEQRDFPISELVLLSSERSEGKKIIWKDEELVTKKTTKEEFKNLDLVLASAGGSISKKWLSTIIDQNALLIDNSSAFRLDKNVPLIVPEVNASEVLNHDGVIANPNCTTILLTLVLAPLNKLSTIQRVIVSTYQSVSGAGQLAMEELKLLTEQYLQGNPQKSEVLPYSLAFNLFLHNSPMLSNNYCEEEMKMVNETRKILNIADLKLSATCVRVPVLRAHSESINIEFADVVEPKYALEELKKSPGIEVIEDYKNNRFPMPNDVMGRDNVAVGRLRTDISQPHGLELWLCGDQIRKGAALNAVQIAELLIPKK; this is translated from the coding sequence GTGAGACAATCTCCGTATTTGCCTAATAGGCCATTAAAAGTTGCTGTTTTAGGTTCTTCAGGTGCTGTGGGATCTGAATTGCTAAAAATTCTTGAACAACGTGATTTCCCAATATCAGAATTGGTATTGCTTTCATCAGAGCGGTCAGAAGGAAAAAAAATTATTTGGAAAGATGAAGAATTAGTTACAAAAAAAACAACTAAGGAAGAATTTAAGAATCTTGATTTAGTTTTGGCTTCAGCTGGTGGAAGTATTTCAAAAAAATGGTTGTCTACCATTATTGATCAAAATGCTTTATTGATAGATAATTCAAGTGCTTTCAGATTAGATAAGAATGTTCCTCTTATAGTTCCTGAAGTTAATGCTAGTGAAGTACTTAATCATGATGGGGTAATAGCGAATCCAAACTGCACTACCATTTTGCTGACATTAGTTTTAGCTCCATTAAACAAACTTTCTACTATTCAAAGAGTTATTGTCTCAACATATCAATCTGTCAGTGGTGCAGGCCAACTGGCGATGGAGGAACTAAAACTTTTAACTGAACAATATCTTCAAGGAAATCCTCAAAAAAGTGAAGTTTTGCCATACTCCCTTGCTTTTAATTTGTTTTTACATAATTCCCCTATGCTTTCAAATAATTACTGCGAAGAAGAGATGAAAATGGTTAATGAGACTAGGAAAATATTAAATATTGCTGATTTAAAGCTCTCTGCTACATGCGTTCGAGTCCCAGTACTGAGAGCACATTCTGAATCGATCAATATTGAATTTGCCGATGTAGTTGAGCCTAAATATGCTCTTGAAGAATTAAAAAAATCTCCTGGAATTGAAGTTATTGAGGATTACAAAAATAATAGATTTCCTATGCCAAATGACGTTATGGGAAGGGATAATGTTGCTGTTGGCAGGCTAAGAACTGATATAAGTCAGCCTCATGGATTAGAATTATGGTTATGTGGAGATCAAATAAGAAAAGGAGCAGCTTTGAATGCTGTTCAAATAGCTGAGTTATTAATTCCAAAAAAATGA
- the tig gene encoding trigger factor: protein MAKDALIVKTTPLPQSRISFELEIPSETCKTCVNETITTISRSAKIPGFRLGKIPKQVLIQRIGITQLHASALEKIIDKSWQEALKIKSIEPLSEPELVDGFESLLAKFSPDKSLKVTLQTDVAPELKLKKSKGLSVEISKTKFDPKSIDEALEKSRNQFANIIPVTNRAAKLGDIAVVSFKGKYKDSGKEIDGGTSESMDLELEKNKMIPGFVEGIVKMKIGDTKTLNLKFPEDYSHEDSRGKEAIFEVNLKDLKEKELPELNDDFAKQSGNKESLKELKKDIEKQLKDNFEKTQKDIKIEALLDALTNELVTEIPKSMIDIEVRNNIEQTAQRFAQQGLDVKSTFTPELVKSLAESTRPQAEKNVQRNLALKALAEKENITINKSEIDLKMKEYEDAISQSSKQIDIKKLTEVISNDLLKEKLIIWLEENSEIKEKTTKTSQATKTSKTTKATKTATKKTKTTKTTKTQNKKEKK, encoded by the coding sequence ATGGCTAAAGATGCACTAATAGTCAAAACAACACCTCTGCCTCAAAGTAGAATTTCATTCGAATTAGAAATACCATCTGAGACATGCAAAACGTGTGTAAATGAAACAATCACTACCATTAGTCGTTCGGCTAAAATTCCAGGGTTTAGACTTGGGAAGATTCCTAAACAAGTCTTAATCCAAAGAATTGGCATCACACAATTACATGCTTCTGCTCTAGAAAAAATCATTGATAAATCCTGGCAAGAAGCATTAAAAATCAAATCTATAGAGCCACTTAGTGAGCCAGAGTTGGTAGATGGATTTGAATCTTTACTTGCAAAGTTTAGTCCTGATAAATCACTTAAGGTTACTCTTCAAACTGATGTTGCACCCGAATTAAAACTAAAAAAATCAAAAGGACTTAGTGTTGAAATCTCAAAAACTAAATTTGATCCAAAGTCAATAGATGAAGCTCTAGAAAAATCTAGAAATCAGTTTGCAAACATTATTCCAGTTACCAACAGAGCAGCAAAATTAGGGGATATTGCTGTAGTTAGTTTCAAAGGTAAATATAAAGATTCTGGTAAAGAGATTGATGGTGGTACGAGTGAATCAATGGATCTTGAGTTAGAAAAGAACAAAATGATTCCTGGATTCGTTGAGGGAATCGTAAAGATGAAAATTGGTGATACGAAAACACTTAACCTTAAATTCCCTGAAGATTATTCTCATGAAGATTCAAGAGGCAAAGAAGCAATCTTTGAAGTAAATCTTAAGGATCTTAAGGAAAAAGAATTACCTGAGCTTAATGACGATTTTGCAAAACAATCTGGAAATAAGGAATCATTAAAAGAGTTAAAGAAAGATATTGAAAAACAACTTAAAGACAATTTTGAAAAAACTCAAAAAGATATCAAAATTGAAGCTTTACTAGATGCCTTAACAAACGAATTGGTTACTGAAATCCCAAAATCTATGATTGATATAGAAGTGAGAAATAATATTGAACAAACAGCGCAAAGGTTTGCTCAACAAGGTCTTGATGTTAAATCTACTTTCACTCCTGAATTAGTTAAGTCATTAGCAGAGTCTACAAGACCTCAGGCTGAAAAAAATGTTCAAAGAAATTTAGCTCTTAAAGCATTAGCAGAAAAAGAAAACATAACAATTAATAAAAGTGAAATTGATTTAAAAATGAAAGAATATGAAGATGCAATCTCTCAATCTTCAAAACAAATAGATATTAAAAAATTAACAGAAGTAATAAGTAACGATTTACTTAAAGAAAAATTGATAATTTGGCTTGAAGAAAATTCTGAAATAAAAGAAAAAACTACAAAAACTTCTCAAGCAACCAAAACCTCCAAAACAACAAAAGCTACAAAAACTGCAACAAAAAAAACAAAAACTACAAAAACTACAAAAACTCAAAATAAAAAAGAAAAAAAATAA